A single Oncorhynchus nerka isolate Pitt River linkage group LG10, Oner_Uvic_2.0, whole genome shotgun sequence DNA region contains:
- the LOC115135684 gene encoding erythropoietin-like, with amino-acid sequence MSSISGLVAVLLTVLQWAGRGLPSPVRPICDPRVLDRFIMEARDTETALRGCKAGCGVTGTFVVPLTNVDFVVLETKDTEEQALEVQSGLFLFSKALDAVRESVSRAAVKSLIDNNKSNIHSLGQVLRSLHIKDLSLSPAPAVGDSATRKVSSLSELLRVHTNFLRGKVRLLLTNAPACQQNST; translated from the exons ATGTCTTCCATTTCAG GGCTGGTGGCGGTACTGCTGACGGTACTCCAGTGGGCAGGGCGAGGCCTCCCTTCTCCTGTCAGGCCCATCTGTGACCCCCGCGTTCTGGACCGCTTCATCATGGAGGCCCGCGACACAGAGACCGCTCTG CGAGGTTGCAAGGCAGGGTGTGGTGTGACAGGCACCTTCGTGGTTCCACTGACCAACGTTGACTTTGTGGTATTGGAGACAAAGGAT actgaggagcaggctctGGAGGTCCAGTCGGGGCTGTTTCTGTTCAGCAAGGCCCTGGATGCTGTGAGGGAGTCAGTGAGCCGTGCTGCCGTAAAGAGCCTCATCGACAACAACAAGAGCAACATCCACAGCCTGGGCCAGGTGCTGCGCAGCCTCCACATCAAG gacctgtccctctctccagcgCCAGCAGTAGGTGACTCAGCGACCAGGAAGGTGTCGTCCCTATCCGAGCTGCTCCGTGTCCACACCAACTTCCTACGAGGGAAGGTTCGCCTGCTGCTCACCAACGCACCTGCCTGTCAACAGAACAGCACGTGA